Proteins encoded by one window of Cloeon dipterum chromosome 4, ieCloDipt1.1, whole genome shotgun sequence:
- the LOC135944588 gene encoding band 7 protein AGAP004871-like isoform X5 has product MSSSRSKLPEPEGMGVIEVIATLASIILLVFTLPFSLCFAFKVVQEYERAVIFRLGRLRTGGARGPGIFFVLPCVDTYCKVDLRTVSFDVAPQEVLTKDSVTVTVDAVIYYRVQEPLNAVVKVNNYSHSTRLLAATTLRNVLGTRNLSEILSDREAIAHMMQTALDDATDPWGVKVERVEIKDVRLPVQLQRAMAAEAEAAREARAKVIAAEGEMKASRALKEASDVMAESPAALQLRYLQTLNSISAEKNSTIIFPLPLDILTPFLKPHGTGMSMGHSAPLSPQ; this is encoded by the exons CCGAGCCAGAGGGGATGGGTGTAATAGAAGTGATAGCCACCCTGGCCTCCATCATCCTACTCGTCTTCACCCTGCCCTTTTCGCTATGCTTCGCATTCAAA GTGGTGCAAGAGTACGAAAGAGCAGTCATCTTCCGGCTGGGTCGCCTGCGCACGGGCGGCGCCCGCGGACCCGGTATCTTCTTCGTGCTGCCCTGCGTGGACACTTACTGCAAGGTGGACCTGCGAACCGTGTCGTTTGACGTCGCCCCGCAAGAA GTACTGACCAAGGACAGCGTGACCGTGACCGTCGACGCCGTCATCTACTACCGCGTGCAGGAGCCGCTGAACGCCGTCGTCAAGGTCAACAACTACAGCCACTCGACCCGCCTGTTGGCCGCCACCACCCTGCGCAACGTGCTCGGCACCCGCAACCTCTCTGAGATACTGTCCGACCGAGAGGCCATCGCGCACATGATGCAGACCGCCCTCGATGACGCCACCGACCCTTGGGGCGTCAAAGTTGAGCGAGTTGAGAT aAAGGACGTGCGTCTGCCAGTTCAGCTGCAGCGTGCCATGGCCGCCGAAGCCGAGGCCGCCCGAGAGGCCAGGGCCAAGGTGATCGCCGCTGAGGGAGAAATGAAGGCCTCGCGAGCCCTGAAGGAGGCCTCGGACGTGATGGCCGAGAGCCCAGCCGCCCTGCAGCTGCGTTACCTGCAGACCCTCAATTCGATATCAGCAGAGAAGAACTCGACAATCATCTTCCCGCTGCCGCTCGACATTCTTACTCCCTTTCTCAAACCGCACGGTACGGGCATGTCAATGGGCCACTCAGCGCCCCTTTCGCCACAATAG
- the LOC135944588 gene encoding band 7 protein AGAP004871-like isoform X4, with protein MDGSLRRSSSAEPEGMGVIEVIATLASIILLVFTLPFSLCFAFKVVQEYERAVIFRLGRLRTGGARGPGIFFVLPCVDTYCKVDLRTVSFDVAPQEVLTKDSVTVTVDAVIYYRVQEPLNAVVKVNNYSHSTRLLAATTLRNVLGTRNLSEILSDREAIAHMMQTALDDATDPWGVKVERVEIKDVRLPVQLQRAMAAEAEAAREARAKVIAAEGEMKASRALKEASDVMAESPAALQLRYLQTLNSISAEKNSTIIFPLPLDILTPFLKPHGTGMSMGHSAPLSPQ; from the exons CCGAGCCAGAGGGGATGGGTGTAATAGAAGTGATAGCCACCCTGGCCTCCATCATCCTACTCGTCTTCACCCTGCCCTTTTCGCTATGCTTCGCATTCAAA GTGGTGCAAGAGTACGAAAGAGCAGTCATCTTCCGGCTGGGTCGCCTGCGCACGGGCGGCGCCCGCGGACCCGGTATCTTCTTCGTGCTGCCCTGCGTGGACACTTACTGCAAGGTGGACCTGCGAACCGTGTCGTTTGACGTCGCCCCGCAAGAA GTACTGACCAAGGACAGCGTGACCGTGACCGTCGACGCCGTCATCTACTACCGCGTGCAGGAGCCGCTGAACGCCGTCGTCAAGGTCAACAACTACAGCCACTCGACCCGCCTGTTGGCCGCCACCACCCTGCGCAACGTGCTCGGCACCCGCAACCTCTCTGAGATACTGTCCGACCGAGAGGCCATCGCGCACATGATGCAGACCGCCCTCGATGACGCCACCGACCCTTGGGGCGTCAAAGTTGAGCGAGTTGAGAT aAAGGACGTGCGTCTGCCAGTTCAGCTGCAGCGTGCCATGGCCGCCGAAGCCGAGGCCGCCCGAGAGGCCAGGGCCAAGGTGATCGCCGCTGAGGGAGAAATGAAGGCCTCGCGAGCCCTGAAGGAGGCCTCGGACGTGATGGCCGAGAGCCCAGCCGCCCTGCAGCTGCGTTACCTGCAGACCCTCAATTCGATATCAGCAGAGAAGAACTCGACAATCATCTTCCCGCTGCCGCTCGACATTCTTACTCCCTTTCTCAAACCGCACGGTACGGGCATGTCAATGGGCCACTCAGCGCCCCTTTCGCCACAATAG
- the LOC135944588 gene encoding band 7 protein AGAP004871-like isoform X2, whose product MDGSLRRSSSGRVECVVRCAEPEGMGVIEVIATLASIILLVFTLPFSLCFAFKVVQEYERAVIFRLGRLRTGGARGPGIFFVLPCVDTYCKVDLRTVSFDVAPQEVLTKDSVTVTVDAVIYYRVQEPLNAVVKVNNYSHSTRLLAATTLRNVLGTRNLSEILSDREAIAHMMQTALDDATDPWGVKVERVEIKDVRLPVQLQRAMAAEAEAAREARAKVIAAEGEMKASRALKEASDVMAESPAALQLRYLQTLNSISAEKNSTIIFPLPLDILTPFLKPHGTGMSMGHSAPLSPQ is encoded by the exons CCGAGCCAGAGGGGATGGGTGTAATAGAAGTGATAGCCACCCTGGCCTCCATCATCCTACTCGTCTTCACCCTGCCCTTTTCGCTATGCTTCGCATTCAAA GTGGTGCAAGAGTACGAAAGAGCAGTCATCTTCCGGCTGGGTCGCCTGCGCACGGGCGGCGCCCGCGGACCCGGTATCTTCTTCGTGCTGCCCTGCGTGGACACTTACTGCAAGGTGGACCTGCGAACCGTGTCGTTTGACGTCGCCCCGCAAGAA GTACTGACCAAGGACAGCGTGACCGTGACCGTCGACGCCGTCATCTACTACCGCGTGCAGGAGCCGCTGAACGCCGTCGTCAAGGTCAACAACTACAGCCACTCGACCCGCCTGTTGGCCGCCACCACCCTGCGCAACGTGCTCGGCACCCGCAACCTCTCTGAGATACTGTCCGACCGAGAGGCCATCGCGCACATGATGCAGACCGCCCTCGATGACGCCACCGACCCTTGGGGCGTCAAAGTTGAGCGAGTTGAGAT aAAGGACGTGCGTCTGCCAGTTCAGCTGCAGCGTGCCATGGCCGCCGAAGCCGAGGCCGCCCGAGAGGCCAGGGCCAAGGTGATCGCCGCTGAGGGAGAAATGAAGGCCTCGCGAGCCCTGAAGGAGGCCTCGGACGTGATGGCCGAGAGCCCAGCCGCCCTGCAGCTGCGTTACCTGCAGACCCTCAATTCGATATCAGCAGAGAAGAACTCGACAATCATCTTCCCGCTGCCGCTCGACATTCTTACTCCCTTTCTCAAACCGCACGGTACGGGCATGTCAATGGGCCACTCAGCGCCCCTTTCGCCACAATAG
- the LOC135944588 gene encoding band 7 protein AGAP004871-like isoform X3 gives MVTTAHSERSQEPFFDGTEPEGMGVIEVIATLASIILLVFTLPFSLCFAFKVVQEYERAVIFRLGRLRTGGARGPGIFFVLPCVDTYCKVDLRTVSFDVAPQEVLTKDSVTVTVDAVIYYRVQEPLNAVVKVNNYSHSTRLLAATTLRNVLGTRNLSEILSDREAIAHMMQTALDDATDPWGVKVERVEIKDVRLPVQLQRAMAAEAEAAREARAKVIAAEGEMKASRALKEASDVMAESPAALQLRYLQTLNSISAEKNSTIIFPLPLDILTPFLKPHGTGMSMGHSAPLSPQ, from the exons ATGGTGACGACAGCGCACTCGGAGCGTTCCCAAGAGCCCTTCTTCGATGGCA CCGAGCCAGAGGGGATGGGTGTAATAGAAGTGATAGCCACCCTGGCCTCCATCATCCTACTCGTCTTCACCCTGCCCTTTTCGCTATGCTTCGCATTCAAA GTGGTGCAAGAGTACGAAAGAGCAGTCATCTTCCGGCTGGGTCGCCTGCGCACGGGCGGCGCCCGCGGACCCGGTATCTTCTTCGTGCTGCCCTGCGTGGACACTTACTGCAAGGTGGACCTGCGAACCGTGTCGTTTGACGTCGCCCCGCAAGAA GTACTGACCAAGGACAGCGTGACCGTGACCGTCGACGCCGTCATCTACTACCGCGTGCAGGAGCCGCTGAACGCCGTCGTCAAGGTCAACAACTACAGCCACTCGACCCGCCTGTTGGCCGCCACCACCCTGCGCAACGTGCTCGGCACCCGCAACCTCTCTGAGATACTGTCCGACCGAGAGGCCATCGCGCACATGATGCAGACCGCCCTCGATGACGCCACCGACCCTTGGGGCGTCAAAGTTGAGCGAGTTGAGAT aAAGGACGTGCGTCTGCCAGTTCAGCTGCAGCGTGCCATGGCCGCCGAAGCCGAGGCCGCCCGAGAGGCCAGGGCCAAGGTGATCGCCGCTGAGGGAGAAATGAAGGCCTCGCGAGCCCTGAAGGAGGCCTCGGACGTGATGGCCGAGAGCCCAGCCGCCCTGCAGCTGCGTTACCTGCAGACCCTCAATTCGATATCAGCAGAGAAGAACTCGACAATCATCTTCCCGCTGCCGCTCGACATTCTTACTCCCTTTCTCAAACCGCACGGTACGGGCATGTCAATGGGCCACTCAGCGCCCCTTTCGCCACAATAG
- the LOC135944588 gene encoding band 7 protein AGAP004871-like isoform X6, whose protein sequence is MGVIEVIATLASIILLVFTLPFSLCFAFKVVQEYERAVIFRLGRLRTGGARGPGIFFVLPCVDTYCKVDLRTVSFDVAPQEVLTKDSVTVTVDAVIYYRVQEPLNAVVKVNNYSHSTRLLAATTLRNVLGTRNLSEILSDREAIAHMMQTALDDATDPWGVKVERVEIKDVRLPVQLQRAMAAEAEAAREARAKVIAAEGEMKASRALKEASDVMAESPAALQLRYLQTLNSISAEKNSTIIFPLPLDILTPFLKPHGTGMSMGHSAPLSPQ, encoded by the exons ATGGGTGTAATAGAAGTGATAGCCACCCTGGCCTCCATCATCCTACTCGTCTTCACCCTGCCCTTTTCGCTATGCTTCGCATTCAAA GTGGTGCAAGAGTACGAAAGAGCAGTCATCTTCCGGCTGGGTCGCCTGCGCACGGGCGGCGCCCGCGGACCCGGTATCTTCTTCGTGCTGCCCTGCGTGGACACTTACTGCAAGGTGGACCTGCGAACCGTGTCGTTTGACGTCGCCCCGCAAGAA GTACTGACCAAGGACAGCGTGACCGTGACCGTCGACGCCGTCATCTACTACCGCGTGCAGGAGCCGCTGAACGCCGTCGTCAAGGTCAACAACTACAGCCACTCGACCCGCCTGTTGGCCGCCACCACCCTGCGCAACGTGCTCGGCACCCGCAACCTCTCTGAGATACTGTCCGACCGAGAGGCCATCGCGCACATGATGCAGACCGCCCTCGATGACGCCACCGACCCTTGGGGCGTCAAAGTTGAGCGAGTTGAGAT aAAGGACGTGCGTCTGCCAGTTCAGCTGCAGCGTGCCATGGCCGCCGAAGCCGAGGCCGCCCGAGAGGCCAGGGCCAAGGTGATCGCCGCTGAGGGAGAAATGAAGGCCTCGCGAGCCCTGAAGGAGGCCTCGGACGTGATGGCCGAGAGCCCAGCCGCCCTGCAGCTGCGTTACCTGCAGACCCTCAATTCGATATCAGCAGAGAAGAACTCGACAATCATCTTCCCGCTGCCGCTCGACATTCTTACTCCCTTTCTCAAACCGCACGGTACGGGCATGTCAATGGGCCACTCAGCGCCCCTTTCGCCACAATAG